AGCAGAGcatgagcagagcagagcatgaGCAGAGCATGAGCAGAGCATGAGCATGAGCATGAGCATGAGCAGAGGAGAGCTAGGGTTAGCCTGGGTGCTTGGCAAAAGCTGCACTTCCAGCCCTGGATGTATTTCATGGCGAATGTGTCCCCCCTCATCAGATATTATTTGGCCCCTCCCCGGAGCGCCGCACAATTGTCGGTGGGGATCGTCGAAAGGTCTCGTGAGCCGCCAACATGCCGGCCGCACTCACGGACGCCACCCAGATCATCTGCGAGGTCTGGGCCAGCAACGTGGACGATGAGATGAAGAAAATCCGACAGATCATCCAGAGCTACAACTATATTGCCATGGTAACCGCTTACTTACTACCCCCCCCAACAAAGCCAAACAGCATTTGACCTCTAAACAGCCGTCGGCAAAAGGCCTGGCTGGGCCCGGGCTCCACGCAAGCCCGGAACGGAATGGGGCCAGGAGGAGAGCGACGACAAGCGCTGACTTCGATACCTACTTGGTTTTCTATCCGGCCAGGACACCGAATTCCCCGGCGTGGTGGTGCGGCCCATCGGCGAGTTCCGCAGCACGGTGGACTACCAGTATCAGCTGCTGCGCTGCAACGTGGACCTGCTTAAGATCATCCAGCTGGGCCTCACCTTCATGAACCAGGACGGCGACTACCCGCACGGCACCACCACCTGGCAGTTCAACTTCAAGTTCAACCTCACGTAGGCTGGCCGTTTTTAAAGTTGTCGGCAGCCTTGCCGTATAGAAAGAAGGTCAAATGGTCGTTTGAGAATGACGCTTTGCTTGAGGCAACTTGCTTGTATGGGAGGAGGTGAAAATAATTGGAAACATTCTCTCTGACTCCAGAGAAGACATGTACTCTCAGGACTCCATCGACCTCCTGCAGAATTCGGGCCTTCAGTTCAAGAAGCACGAGGAGGAGGGCATCGACACGCTCTACTTCGCCGAGCTTCTCATGACGTCGGGCCTGGTGCTGTGCGACAACGTCAAGTGGCTCTCCTTCCACAGGTTGTTGACCtgcctgccggccggccggattGGCTCTTTTTCATCCTGACAACGGCGCCATCGTTTGTCTACAGCGGCTACGACTTTGGCTACCTGGTGAAGCTGCTGACGGACGCCAGGCTGCCCGAGGAGGAACACGACTTCTTCCAGATTCTCAACCTCTTCTTCCCTGCCATCTACGACGTCAAATACCTGATGAAGAGCTGCAAGAACCTCAAGGTAATGCAGCAGGCTTACGTCTTCTGTTCATATCTTGACCAATGTGGACAAAGTAGGTCATTCAAAGGTGCTCTGCGAACATTTGCATCTCTCAGGGTGGCCTACAGGAAGTGGCGGACCAGCTGGAGCTCAAGCGCATCGGGCGGCAGCACCAGGCAGGTTCTGACTCGCTGCTCACCGGCATGGCCTTCTTCAGGATGAAAGAGGTAGCTGCGGCGGGCACTCCCACTTCCACacaggaggaagggaggaaggaaggacggacggacggacatagCTGGGCCAGCATTGACCAGTCTTTGCTTTCCCCCTCAGCTGTTCTTCGAGGACAACATCGACGACGCCAAGTATTGCGGCCGCTTGTACGGCCTGGGCTCGGGCTCCACGCAACCCCAGAACGGAATCTCCGGCTCGGGCCAGGAGGAGAGCAACAACAAGCACTGACTGACTCCCAGGCTGGCTCTCCTTGCACTTGTTTTAAAAagcttttaaatccttttttcttttgggtTGGCTCGTTGTCGTTAGCGAGCGTGGGACCACAAGACCAGCGGCGCTTTTTCTTGCCAAGCTGCGCTCACTCGCTTTTAAAGtgagcgccggccggccggccggtagAGCCCTCCTCCACCCAATGTAAATTTCTAATGTATCATTTTTtggaaagacaaataaaaatgttttagatTTTTTCTCCGGATGTCAAGAGAGAACCTTTTAAATGCATGCGTCCGTTTTTTGCCCGGGCCAAACTACTGTCGGCGTGAAGATGTTACCGTTGTTTTTACGTTCGGACTTGTTTGAAACTGTTGTACATTAAATTGTTATGTATTTTCAACGTACACTCGGCTTCTTCTTTTAACTGGAggggggtacaaaaaaaaaaaaaggaagctctTGACATACCTTccgagttttttctttttaattcaacAAAATGAGCGCACAGGTCCGCCGCTCCACCATTTAGCTCAAGAATGGTCGGCAGGCCTTGCTCAGCGTGGGGTGTGTTCCGTATCTCCGCAACAGGTCCTTGGCCTCCCTCCGCGGGCACTCCGGGACAAGGGAGCCCAGGTGGAGGAGGACCAGGCAGCACTCCGCTACGTCGGGACGAGGATACAGCTAGACGGCGGAAGCAAGGAGCAGGATGCTGATTGGTGAAAACAGGCAGGCCTGAGCTGCCGACTGCCGCCTAGTCCACTCATCTCAGGGTCGTGGCCCAACAACTGACCCCATATGTCGTTTCAAACAATCATCACCTCCTGAAATGTTTCAATCGGATCCTTTTCTTATGATCTCGTGTCGTTACCTTGATGGTGTCAGGAATAGCAGCCAGCTGCATTTGGTGTTTGGCCATCTCGGAAGTCAAGGAGAGAAAAGTCTCTTTGGGCCTCAAAGGAAAGACAACGACAGGGTCACAAGATGCCTGCCTATATTCAAGCCATTAAGAGGAGAATACAAGCACTCACTGCCCTCCAGCCTCCGTAGGTTGCTCTTGGTCGCCGCTGGCCCTCGTGTTGCGGCCGTGCTGCGCCACCATGAGGCCCAGGCGCTTTTGCAAGTCCTCCGTCGCCCGTCGCTCGGCCTGCCACGCGGCGTGAGCGTCTGACAGAAGCGAGGAGACGTCCAGCTCGCCGGACAGCTGGCTTTCTCCTCCTTCTTCCGGTGAGCCCTCGGCCCGGAGCCCGTCGCCATCGTCGGCCGGGCGTCGCCGCCACCACAACTGGTAGAGACGGTGGTAGGCGGCCCACGCCCGCAGGCCGTCGGCAGCCGCTCGGGCTTCT
The Syngnathus typhle isolate RoL2023-S1 ecotype Sweden linkage group LG15, RoL_Styp_1.0, whole genome shotgun sequence DNA segment above includes these coding regions:
- the cnot8 gene encoding CCR4-NOT transcription complex subunit 8, which gives rise to MPAALTDATQIICEVWASNVDDEMKKIRQIIQSYNYIAMDTEFPGVVVRPIGEFRSTVDYQYQLLRCNVDLLKIIQLGLTFMNQDGDYPHGTTTWQFNFKFNLTEDMYSQDSIDLLQNSGLQFKKHEEEGIDTLYFAELLMTSGLVLCDNVKWLSFHSGYDFGYLVKLLTDARLPEEEHDFFQILNLFFPAIYDVKYLMKSCKNLKGGLQEVADQLELKRIGRQHQAGSDSLLTGMAFFRMKELFFEDNIDDAKYCGRLYGLGSGSTQPQNGISGSGQEESNNKH